The Deltaproteobacteria bacterium genome has a segment encoding these proteins:
- a CDS encoding glycosyltransferase family 2 protein, translating to MSVSIVMPVYNEREYVSEVVKRVLVTGIPSELVIVDDFSKDGTRDVLKGIESGWNHTGVKLRLLMHERNQGKGAALRTGFAHVTGDITIIQDADFEYDPRDYPKLLQPIFDGKADVVYGSRFIGGESHRVLFFWHSVGNKVLTFFSNMLTNLNLTDMETGYKAFRTEVLKGIRIESDRFGFEPEITAKVAKKKCQIYETSVSYAGRTYDEGKKINWKDGIAAFWHIIKFNLLR from the coding sequence ATGAGCGTATCGATAGTGATGCCGGTTTATAATGAGAGGGAGTATGTCTCCGAGGTCGTAAAACGGGTGCTCGTTACCGGAATACCTTCGGAGCTCGTCATAGTGGACGACTTCTCGAAGGACGGCACCAGGGACGTTCTGAAGGGCATAGAGTCCGGCTGGAACCATACGGGAGTGAAGCTCAGGCTACTCATGCACGAAAGGAACCAGGGCAAGGGCGCGGCCTTGAGGACCGGCTTCGCCCATGTGACCGGCGACATAACCATCATCCAGGACGCCGATTTCGAGTACGACCCCAGGGACTACCCCAAGCTCCTTCAGCCCATATTCGACGGGAAGGCCGACGTCGTGTACGGCTCAAGGTTCATAGGCGGCGAGTCCCACAGGGTCCTCTTCTTCTGGCACTCGGTCGGAAATAAGGTGCTTACCTTCTTCTCCAACATGCTCACGAACCTGAACCTCACGGACATGGAGACCGGGTACAAGGCCTTCAGGACCGAGGTCCTTAAGGGCATAAGGATAGAATCCGACAGGTTCGGCTTTGAGCCCGAGATAACGGCCAAGGTAGCCAAGAAGAAGTGCCAGATATATGAGACCTCTGTCTCGTACGCGGGCCGAACCTACGACGAGGGTAAAAAGATAAACTGGAAGGACGGCATTGCCGCGTTCTGGCACATAATCAAGTTCAACCTGCTGAGATGA
- a CDS encoding trypsin-like peptidase domain-containing protein, with amino-acid sequence MNIRIYEEAGSSVVNIITTTLSYDFFYNPISATGSGSGVIVDRHGHIVTNYHVIEGARSLEVTLFDGSRHRAEVVGVDAGDDLAVIAVKAPQSKLKPIKLGDSSTLRVGQKALAIGSPFGLEKTLTVGIVSSLGRTMRARNGRLMSGIIQTDAAINPGNSGGPLLDSQGRMIGLNTAIFSPVNGSIGIGFAIPVDTLKKAVPSLVEKGYVSRPWLGIAGQTLDAYDAGAMGLPSGGVLVADVFRGSPADKAGMRGSTGTKRIGNIIIASGGDLITGVNGKSVSSMDELNHEIDQLRPDDTASVRVLRGGKNVVIKIKLEEMPRNY; translated from the coding sequence ATGAACATCCGCATCTACGAGGAGGCGGGCTCCTCGGTCGTGAACATCATAACCACGACGTTATCGTACGACTTTTTCTATAATCCCATTTCAGCCACAGGCTCGGGCTCCGGAGTGATAGTTGACAGGCACGGCCACATAGTAACGAACTACCACGTCATAGAGGGCGCGAGAAGCCTCGAGGTCACGCTCTTCGACGGTTCAAGGCACAGGGCAGAGGTCGTCGGCGTGGATGCCGGAGACGACCTTGCCGTCATAGCCGTCAAGGCGCCCCAGTCGAAGCTCAAGCCCATAAAACTCGGCGATTCATCGACGCTCAGGGTCGGCCAGAAGGCGCTCGCCATCGGGAGCCCCTTCGGACTCGAAAAGACGCTCACGGTCGGCATCGTAAGCTCGCTCGGGCGGACCATGCGGGCGCGGAACGGCAGGCTCATGAGCGGCATCATACAGACCGACGCCGCGATAAACCCGGGGAACTCTGGCGGGCCGCTCCTCGACAGCCAGGGCAGGATGATAGGCCTGAATACCGCCATCTTCAGCCCGGTGAACGGCTCAATCGGCATAGGTTTCGCCATACCGGTGGACACCTTAAAGAAGGCTGTCCCGTCGCTTGTCGAGAAGGGATACGTGTCGAGGCCGTGGCTCGGCATAGCTGGCCAGACCCTCGACGCATACGACGCCGGGGCTATGGGCCTTCCCTCGGGCGGGGTGCTCGTCGCGGACGTATTCAGGGGAAGCCCGGCCGACAAGGCAGGGATGAGAGGCTCGACCGGCACCAAGCGTATCGGCAACATCATAATAGCTTCCGGCGGGGACCTCATAACCGGGGTAAACGGAAAGTCTGTAAGCTCGATGGACGAGCTTAACCATGAGATAGACCAATTAAGGCCGGATGATACGGCTTCCGTAAGGGTCCTCCGGGGCGGAAAGAATGTCGTCATCAAGATCAAGCTCGAAGAGATGCCGAGGAATTACTGA
- the rsxC gene encoding electron transport complex subunit RsxC encodes MGHRTFERGIHPSYYKELTSGKRVEPAALPRTVVIPLQQHAGTPCEPLVKKGESVLEGQKIGDVKAFVSAPVHASISGKVKDIELANHPNGLRCASVIIEGDGSAREWGADNKGADIGTLQPEAVRQAIREAGIVGMGGAAFPSSVKLSPPKGKAVDTVILNGCECEPYLTADHRIMVEEPEKVVWGLKALMKASGATKGFIGIEENKPDAIEALTGAVSGSPEIRIIVLEAKYPQGAEKMLISAAIGRKVPPGKLPFDVGVLVNNVGTAVAVFEALNWGKPLFERVVTISGNGVKEPKNLKVRVGTMFEEVIAQCGGLAGKEIEVLNGGPMMGISQSTLAVPVTKGTTGITVISADEIKVRPYEPCIKCASCVEACPMGLMPYRLGDYGKLQMTAEFNALDGLSCIECGCCSYVCPAKRPLIQWIRVGKLKLRQEARKAQGAK; translated from the coding sequence ATGGGACACAGGACGTTTGAAAGAGGGATACATCCCTCTTATTATAAAGAGCTTACTTCCGGCAAGAGGGTCGAGCCGGCTGCCCTGCCCAGGACGGTAGTCATACCGTTGCAGCAGCACGCCGGAACGCCCTGCGAGCCCCTTGTCAAGAAGGGCGAGTCTGTCCTGGAAGGACAGAAGATAGGCGACGTCAAGGCCTTCGTCTCCGCCCCCGTCCACGCGAGCATCTCCGGAAAAGTAAAGGATATCGAGCTGGCCAACCACCCCAATGGCTTGAGGTGCGCCTCGGTCATAATAGAGGGCGACGGCTCTGCAAGGGAGTGGGGCGCGGACAATAAAGGCGCTGACATAGGCACGCTCCAGCCCGAGGCTGTGCGCCAGGCCATAAGGGAGGCCGGGATAGTCGGCATGGGAGGGGCGGCTTTTCCCTCCTCCGTGAAGCTTTCGCCCCCCAAGGGCAAGGCCGTGGACACGGTCATACTCAACGGCTGCGAATGCGAGCCTTACCTTACGGCCGATCACAGGATAATGGTGGAGGAGCCGGAGAAGGTGGTCTGGGGGCTTAAGGCCCTCATGAAGGCGTCGGGCGCAACAAAAGGCTTCATAGGCATTGAGGAGAATAAGCCCGATGCGATCGAGGCTCTTACAGGGGCCGTATCCGGCTCCCCTGAGATAAGGATAATAGTCCTCGAGGCCAAGTACCCGCAGGGCGCGGAGAAAATGCTGATATCGGCGGCGATCGGGAGGAAGGTGCCCCCGGGGAAGCTCCCGTTCGATGTGGGAGTCCTCGTCAATAACGTCGGCACGGCGGTCGCCGTATTCGAGGCCCTTAACTGGGGAAAGCCCCTCTTTGAGAGGGTGGTCACAATAAGCGGCAACGGCGTAAAGGAGCCCAAAAACCTCAAGGTCCGCGTGGGTACCATGTTCGAGGAGGTCATCGCGCAGTGCGGCGGGCTCGCCGGGAAGGAGATAGAGGTCCTTAACGGCGGCCCCATGATGGGCATCTCGCAATCGACCCTGGCAGTGCCTGTTACTAAGGGCACAACCGGCATCACAGTCATTTCCGCGGATGAGATAAAGGTGCGGCCTTACGAGCCCTGCATAAAGTGCGCCAGCTGCGTCGAGGCCTGCCCCATGGGCCTCATGCCCTACAGGCTGGGGGATTACGGTAAGCTCCAGATGACCGCCGAGTTCAACGCCCTTGACGGGCTTAGCTGCATAGAGTGCGGCTGCTGCTCTTACGTGTGCCCCGCGAAAAGGCCTCTTATCCAGTGGATACGGGTCGGGAAGCTCAAGCTCCGCCAGGAGGCCCGCAAGGCCCAGGGCGCGAAATGA
- a CDS encoding RnfABCDGE type electron transport complex subunit D: protein MDQKTTTKTPDTEIGKPPVREAAVAEAPAAAAKLIVSSSPHFMAEESIPKIMHTVVMALMPAAAASVYFFGWRALLLIIVCIASCLATEYVFQRIRRKPVKIHDGSAVITGMLLAMTLPAGFPVYGAVLGSVFAIGVGKELFGGLGYNIFNPALLGRAFLMATYPVLTTTWVEPRTVEKAVDAVTAATPIALWKFEGNMDFNLLDMFLGNTAGSLGETSALAIIIGGLYLRYKGYINWKLPLGYLGTIAAFSAIFWLVNPAKYPSPLFHLFAGGAMLGAWFMVTDMVTSPTTSLGQWIFVIVAGVMAVVIRIFGGLPEGVMYSILFMNAFVPLLNKHTRPRVFGTVRAGKG, encoded by the coding sequence ATGGACCAGAAGACGACAACGAAAACGCCTGATACCGAAATAGGTAAGCCTCCTGTCAGGGAAGCGGCCGTTGCCGAGGCCCCGGCCGCAGCGGCGAAGCTCATAGTGTCCTCTTCGCCGCACTTCATGGCAGAGGAGAGCATACCGAAGATCATGCACACGGTCGTCATGGCCCTCATGCCAGCGGCCGCGGCAAGCGTCTATTTTTTCGGGTGGAGGGCCCTCCTTCTCATAATCGTATGCATCGCGTCGTGCCTCGCGACTGAATACGTCTTCCAGAGGATAAGGAGGAAGCCCGTAAAGATACACGACGGGAGCGCGGTCATAACCGGGATGCTGCTTGCCATGACCCTTCCGGCGGGCTTTCCGGTATACGGCGCTGTGCTGGGGTCCGTCTTCGCCATAGGTGTGGGAAAGGAGCTATTCGGCGGCCTCGGCTACAACATATTCAACCCGGCGCTCCTCGGAAGGGCTTTCCTAATGGCGACTTACCCCGTGCTTACGACGACATGGGTAGAACCGAGGACCGTGGAGAAGGCCGTGGACGCCGTGACCGCCGCGACACCGATAGCCCTCTGGAAGTTCGAGGGCAACATGGATTTCAACCTGCTTGACATGTTCCTCGGCAATACGGCTGGCTCGCTCGGCGAGACCTCGGCGCTGGCTATAATAATAGGAGGCCTGTACCTCAGGTACAAGGGATATATAAACTGGAAGCTCCCGCTGGGCTATCTCGGCACCATAGCCGCCTTCTCGGCCATATTCTGGCTCGTGAACCCGGCGAAGTACCCGAGCCCGCTCTTTCATCTCTTTGCCGGCGGCGCGATGCTCGGGGCATGGTTCATGGTGACCGACATGGTGACCTCGCCCACGACGTCGCTCGGCCAGTGGATATTCGTCATAGTGGCAGGGGTTATGGCAGTGGTCATAAGGATATTCGGCGGACTTCCCGAGGGGGTCATGTATTCGATACTCTTCATGAACGCCTTTGTGCCGCTCCTCAACAAGCACACGAGGCCGAGGGTATTCGGCACGGTAAGGGCCGGTAAAGGCTAA
- a CDS encoding RnfABCDGE type electron transport complex subunit G: protein MNGVTKMLLNLIIVGALSGAVLSGVFTAADPLIKANKEQELREAVFFVLPEAKDFVKVEKTVGQEKLIVYKGVNENGEPVGIAFKADGNGFQANIGLMVGLDLDYLKLKGIEVLDQLETPGLGDRIRDESFKDQFKGLEVKPRIEYIKYRKPEQPNQIQAITGATISSEAVIKNINKAIEKVVANFPREEMMKSEDGPRPAPAREGQDAK, encoded by the coding sequence TTGAACGGCGTAACAAAAATGCTCCTCAACCTCATAATCGTCGGCGCCCTTTCCGGGGCCGTCCTCTCCGGCGTATTTACGGCGGCAGACCCGCTCATCAAGGCCAACAAGGAGCAGGAGCTCCGGGAAGCGGTCTTTTTCGTCCTCCCCGAGGCAAAGGACTTCGTGAAGGTCGAGAAGACCGTCGGGCAGGAGAAGCTTATTGTCTACAAGGGCGTAAACGAAAACGGGGAGCCTGTCGGCATAGCGTTCAAGGCCGACGGGAACGGTTTTCAGGCCAATATAGGCCTCATGGTGGGCCTTGACCTCGATTATCTGAAGCTCAAGGGCATAGAGGTGCTTGATCAGCTCGAGACCCCGGGCCTCGGGGACAGGATACGGGACGAGTCGTTCAAGGACCAGTTCAAGGGACTCGAAGTGAAGCCCAGGATAGAGTACATAAAATACAGGAAACCCGAGCAGCCGAACCAGATACAGGCCATAACCGGCGCAACGATATCGTCCGAGGCGGTCATAAAGAACATAAACAAGGCCATAGAGAAGGTGGTCGCGAACTTCCCCCGCGAGGAGATGATGAAGTCGGAGGACGGGCCGCGCCCGGCCCCCGCCAGGGAGGGACAGGATGCCAAATAA
- a CDS encoding electron transport complex subunit E: MPNKSLFYEFKKGLWQDIPPFRLLLGLCPALAVSNSALNGLSMGLATLFVLFTSNMVVSFIRRTISAKVRIPAYVVIIATLVTVTDMFLAAVFPAVSKALGPYIPLIVVNCIVLGRAEAFAQKNPLLPTAMDTLGIGTGFAMSLTLMGSIREVLGFGSVFGVQLLGKWFEPWIVMILPAGAFLVLGGLVALVNFISSRKAAKAGAAETAAH; this comes from the coding sequence ATGCCAAATAAGAGCCTCTTTTACGAGTTCAAGAAGGGCCTCTGGCAGGATATCCCGCCGTTCAGGCTTCTTCTCGGCCTCTGCCCCGCGCTCGCGGTCTCGAACTCGGCCCTGAACGGCCTCTCCATGGGCCTTGCGACACTTTTCGTCCTTTTCACCTCCAACATGGTGGTATCCTTCATAAGGAGGACCATATCGGCGAAGGTGAGGATACCGGCATACGTGGTCATCATAGCGACGCTCGTGACCGTTACCGACATGTTCCTGGCAGCGGTCTTCCCGGCCGTCTCAAAGGCGCTCGGGCCGTACATACCTCTTATAGTCGTGAACTGCATAGTGCTCGGAAGGGCCGAGGCCTTCGCGCAGAAGAACCCGCTACTCCCGACCGCTATGGACACGCTCGGCATAGGAACAGGATTCGCCATGAGCCTCACACTCATGGGCTCGATCCGTGAGGTCCTCGGCTTCGGGAGCGTTTTCGGCGTCCAGCTCCTCGGGAAGTGGTTCGAGCCCTGGATCGTGATGATACTCCCGGCAGGGGCGTTCCTCGTGCTCGGCGGGCTTGTTGCGCTCGTAAACTTCATATCGAGCAGGAAGGCCGCCAAGGCCGGGGCGGCTGAGACCGCAGCGCACTAA
- the rsxA gene encoding electron transport complex subunit RsxA — protein sequence MELILIFISASIVNNFVLAYFLGICPFIGVSNKTENAVNMGLATTFVMTLTAAATWPIYHHVLVRFNVPFLQYVAFIIIIASLVQLVEMYVRKASPALYRALGIFLPLITTNCAILGLALFMVLRDYNYLESIVFGFATGVGFTLAIVMMSGIREELEFADVPEHFRGAPITFIVAGMLALAFMGFAGLIRG from the coding sequence TTGGAACTGATACTAATATTCATATCGGCTTCCATCGTAAACAACTTCGTTCTCGCCTATTTCCTGGGCATCTGCCCGTTCATAGGCGTCTCGAACAAGACCGAGAACGCGGTCAACATGGGGCTTGCGACCACGTTCGTCATGACCCTTACGGCTGCCGCGACCTGGCCCATATACCACCACGTGCTCGTAAGGTTCAACGTGCCGTTCCTGCAGTACGTGGCGTTCATCATAATAATCGCGTCCCTGGTGCAGCTCGTGGAGATGTACGTGAGGAAGGCGAGCCCGGCCCTCTACCGCGCATTGGGCATATTCCTTCCGCTCATAACCACCAACTGCGCGATACTGGGGCTTGCCCTCTTTATGGTCCTCAGGGACTACAATTACCTCGAGTCCATCGTCTTCGGCTTCGCGACCGGCGTTGGCTTCACGCTCGCCATCGTCATGATGTCCGGCATAAGGGAGGAGCTTGAATTCGCGGACGTGCCCGAGCACTTCAGGGGCGCGCCCATCACCTTCATAGTCGCCGGGATGCTGGCGCTCGCCTTCATGGGCTTCGCCGGTCTCATAAGGGGTTAG
- a CDS encoding RnfABCDGE type electron transport complex subunit B, with translation MLETLIISAVSMGAIGAVMAVFLVYADRKLKVEEDPRVEALSSALPNTNCGGCGYPGCRMFAEALMKGEALPTACVAGGNDTAAALAGILGVEAGSAKRMLAVVLCRGGNAEAERRAEYRGEMTCTASHLTGGDKSCTYGCLGLGECVDACKFDAMAMNDNGLPVVFYDKCVGCGACARACPRDIIEMHPEDRKLFVYCKNLDKGAYARKVCKVACVACGLCVKDCSVPGGIVMKNNLAAVDYSLAPQTDESVKRCPTKCILWGEEEKSTRDAYYSGKPKS, from the coding sequence ATGTTAGAGACTCTAATAATATCGGCCGTGAGCATGGGCGCAATAGGCGCGGTTATGGCGGTCTTCCTCGTCTACGCCGACAGGAAATTGAAGGTCGAGGAGGACCCCAGGGTCGAGGCCCTCTCCAGCGCGCTCCCCAACACCAACTGCGGCGGCTGCGGTTACCCCGGTTGCAGGATGTTCGCCGAGGCCCTCATGAAGGGCGAAGCGCTCCCCACGGCCTGTGTGGCGGGCGGGAACGACACGGCTGCGGCTCTTGCCGGTATACTGGGCGTCGAGGCCGGGAGCGCGAAGAGGATGCTCGCCGTTGTCCTCTGCAGGGGCGGGAACGCCGAGGCCGAAAGGCGGGCAGAGTACAGGGGAGAGATGACCTGCACGGCTTCGCACTTGACCGGCGGGGACAAGTCCTGCACATACGGCTGCCTCGGGCTCGGCGAGTGCGTGGACGCCTGCAAGTTCGACGCGATGGCCATGAACGACAACGGGCTTCCTGTCGTCTTCTACGACAAGTGCGTCGGGTGCGGGGCCTGCGCGAGGGCCTGCCCCAGGGACATAATAGAGATGCACCCGGAGGACAGGAAGCTCTTCGTCTACTGCAAGAACCTGGACAAGGGCGCCTACGCGAGAAAGGTCTGCAAGGTGGCCTGCGTGGCCTGCGGCCTCTGCGTAAAGGACTGCAGCGTCCCCGGCGGCATAGTGATGAAGAACAACCTCGCGGCCGTGGATTACTCGCTCGCGCCCCAGACGGACGAGTCCGTCAAGAGGTGCCCCACCAAATGCATCCTCTGGGGCGAGGAGGAAAAGTCCACCAGGGATGCCTATTATTCCGGCAAGCCTAAGAGCTGA
- a CDS encoding PCYCGC domain-containing protein yields the protein MAIGVLRGGVFLALTTLFMLGLASCESGEGTTTADSLRGGETRPTLDPARFTGLSAEAYQAARDIPEIIDSLYCYCDCERHFGHKSLLTCFVDEHAVYCDICIYEALMARDLHRQGMDTAAIRKAVDEKFSRLRHNGSH from the coding sequence ATGGCAATCGGCGTCTTAAGAGGCGGAGTCTTCCTCGCCCTGACAACCCTCTTCATGCTCGGCCTTGCTTCGTGCGAGTCCGGCGAGGGTACAACAACCGCGGACAGCCTGAGGGGAGGCGAGACCAGGCCCACGCTCGACCCGGCCAGGTTCACCGGCCTCTCGGCCGAGGCGTATCAGGCCGCCAGGGACATACCGGAGATAATAGACAGCCTTTATTGCTACTGCGACTGCGAGAGGCATTTCGGCCATAAGAGCCTCTTGACCTGTTTCGTCGACGAGCACGCCGTATACTGCGACATCTGCATATACGAGGCCCTGATGGCGCGCGACCTTCACAGGCAGGGCATGGACACGGCGGCCATCAGGAAGGCCGTGGACGAGAAGTTCTCGCGTTTGAGGCATAACGGTTCGCATTGA
- a CDS encoding tetratricopeptide repeat protein, with translation MRRRNLLTGAAAVAIASVIALGGCSKDEPAGPQNQNTAAEQASAPHPPVNTMLITDLESRLKESPGNPDLMWRLADAYFESRQFEQAAANYKKVLDSGSGETDVYNGLGISLHYMGKSAEGLTFIEEGIKKNPYHQRIWLTKGFILAYGMGDMEGAKAAWEKATVLNPESQVGKAASEYLSALTNK, from the coding sequence TTGAGAAGAAGAAACCTTTTAACGGGAGCGGCCGCAGTGGCGATAGCCTCCGTCATCGCCCTTGGCGGCTGCTCCAAGGACGAACCAGCCGGCCCCCAGAACCAGAATACCGCAGCGGAACAGGCAAGCGCTCCGCACCCTCCGGTGAATACAATGCTCATAACGGACCTGGAGAGCAGATTGAAGGAGAGCCCCGGCAACCCGGACCTCATGTGGAGGCTCGCCGACGCCTACTTCGAGTCCAGGCAGTTCGAACAGGCCGCCGCCAACTACAAGAAGGTGCTTGACTCGGGTTCCGGCGAGACCGACGTCTACAACGGCCTCGGCATATCGCTTCATTACATGGGCAAATCGGCCGAGGGCCTTACCTTCATTGAGGAAGGGATAAAGAAGAACCCGTACCACCAGAGGATATGGCTCACGAAGGGCTTCATACTCGCGTATGGCATGGGGGATATGGAAGGCGCAAAGGCCGCATGGGAGAAGGCCACCGTCCTTAACCCCGAGAGCCAGGTGGGCAAAGCCGCCTCGGAATATCTCTCCGCGCTTACAAATAAATAA
- a CDS encoding cytochrome c biogenesis protein ResB, with protein MAEKAKEAAEGMDARWYRTLGSGIWSFLNSLKLTIFILIALAVTSIFGTAIEQNAPLEKYIAEYGETWGNLIIYANLNDMYYSWWFRGLIVFLAINIVVCTLERFPPKWKSLLDHKQERFDPRLIEKFAHHETLSINASPEAVRDRLLQVLKKKRFGTVSSGGGSEFFIYAWKGRIGRLGSDMTHISLLLILLGALIGSIYGYRDSILMNVGNTVKFNNETFMLRLDKFWIDYYDTGHIKQYNSLVTIIEDGKDVMQKQIWVNEPLDYKGLKFYQANYGLSWNKLEEAQLSFRHKVKEGTEMSFPAKWNTLTDVPNSKYSVKLIGYTADFAYDEENNFVYSKSEKPDNPAIKIEVYEGEKLVSSPWLFMNYPGIFPAIPDSDQDFVYTGHKGAWFSGLQYSKDPGTNIVWLGSAVMGIGFIMAFFIYHRRVWIHIKGSGQSTEMKIGGTINKNTFAFERDIREITESVSSK; from the coding sequence ATGGCAGAGAAAGCAAAGGAGGCGGCGGAAGGCATGGACGCCAGGTGGTACAGGACCCTTGGCTCCGGTATCTGGAGCTTTCTGAACTCCCTCAAGCTCACTATCTTCATACTCATCGCGCTGGCGGTCACCTCGATTTTCGGCACCGCCATCGAGCAGAACGCCCCGCTGGAGAAGTACATCGCGGAATACGGCGAGACCTGGGGCAACCTGATCATCTACGCCAACCTCAACGACATGTATTACTCGTGGTGGTTCAGGGGACTGATAGTATTCCTGGCCATCAACATCGTAGTCTGCACCCTCGAGAGGTTCCCTCCCAAGTGGAAGTCGCTCCTTGACCACAAGCAGGAGCGTTTCGACCCGAGGCTGATAGAGAAGTTCGCGCACCACGAGACCCTGAGCATCAACGCGAGCCCGGAGGCCGTGAGGGACAGGCTCCTTCAGGTCCTGAAGAAGAAGAGGTTCGGCACGGTGAGCTCCGGGGGCGGGAGCGAGTTCTTCATATACGCATGGAAGGGTAGGATCGGCAGGCTCGGCTCCGACATGACCCACATAAGCCTCCTCCTTATCCTCCTCGGGGCCCTCATCGGGAGCATCTACGGGTACAGGGACTCCATCCTCATGAACGTCGGCAACACGGTGAAGTTCAATAACGAGACCTTCATGCTCAGGCTCGACAAGTTCTGGATAGACTACTATGACACCGGGCATATCAAGCAGTACAACTCGCTCGTTACCATCATCGAGGACGGCAAGGATGTGATGCAGAAGCAGATCTGGGTGAACGAGCCCCTCGACTACAAGGGACTCAAGTTCTACCAGGCGAACTACGGCCTCTCCTGGAACAAGCTCGAGGAGGCGCAGCTTAGCTTCAGGCACAAGGTGAAAGAAGGGACCGAAATGTCGTTCCCCGCAAAATGGAACACCCTCACGGACGTGCCGAACAGCAAATATTCCGTAAAGCTCATAGGATACACCGCCGATTTCGCCTACGACGAGGAGAACAACTTCGTCTACTCCAAGTCCGAGAAACCTGACAACCCGGCCATAAAAATAGAGGTATACGAGGGCGAAAAGCTCGTATCCTCGCCGTGGCTCTTCATGAACTACCCCGGGATTTTCCCGGCCATACCCGATTCCGACCAGGACTTCGTATACACCGGCCACAAGGGGGCCTGGTTTTCGGGCCTGCAGTACAGCAAGGACCCCGGCACCAACATAGTCTGGCTCGGCTCCGCGGTCATGGGAATCGGGTTCATAATGGCCTTCTTCATATACCACAGGAGGGTCTGGATCCACATAAAGGGCAGCGGTCAGTCCACCGAGATGAAGATCGGCGGCACCATCAACAAGAACACCTTCGCGTTCGAGCGCGATATAAGGGAGATAACCGAGTCGGTGTCTTCCAAATGA
- the ccsB gene encoding c-type cytochrome biogenesis protein CcsB — translation MILSLVFFTFAFIFYILTTTAYVGFWVFRKKWIGQIATALAFIALGSTTMVLISRAGESGHGPFSNLWESMVLFIWATNAGYLLMEYRYKFKAIGAVVMAIETLAMLAASLLPYRFKDVEPLNPALQSKWKWMTSLLSRWDLQNYAIGWLDFHVVTTFIGYAAFAISFGLALLYLLKNRYESRQQKVKLLDAFPDSKMLDEMSYRAVAWGFPFLAVGIVSGAIWANYAWGGYWSWDPKETWSLITWFIYAAYLHARVTRGWRGKRAAYLSILGFAAVVFLYWGVSFILPGLHAYA, via the coding sequence ATGATACTTTCTCTTGTCTTTTTCACATTCGCGTTCATTTTCTACATACTCACGACGACAGCGTACGTGGGCTTCTGGGTATTCAGGAAGAAATGGATAGGGCAGATAGCCACGGCGCTGGCCTTCATCGCCCTGGGCTCCACCACGATGGTCCTCATAAGCCGAGCCGGCGAGTCCGGCCACGGCCCGTTCTCGAACCTATGGGAATCGATGGTGCTCTTCATATGGGCCACCAACGCCGGCTATCTCCTGATGGAGTACAGGTACAAGTTCAAGGCCATAGGCGCGGTAGTGATGGCCATCGAGACGCTCGCCATGCTGGCGGCCTCGCTCCTCCCTTACAGGTTCAAGGACGTTGAGCCGCTCAACCCGGCGCTCCAGAGCAAGTGGAAGTGGATGACGAGCCTCCTCTCAAGGTGGGACCTCCAGAACTACGCCATAGGCTGGCTCGACTTCCACGTTGTCACTACCTTCATCGGCTATGCGGCCTTCGCCATATCATTCGGGCTTGCCCTCCTTTACCTCCTCAAGAACAGGTACGAGAGCAGGCAGCAGAAGGTGAAGCTCCTTGACGCCTTCCCGGACTCGAAAATGCTCGATGAGATGAGCTATCGCGCCGTCGCCTGGGGCTTCCCGTTCCTTGCGGTGGGGATCGTGTCAGGAGCCATATGGGCGAACTACGCCTGGGGCGGCTACTGGAGCTGGGACCCCAAGGAGACATGGTCACTCATAACCTGGTTCATATACGCGGCCTATCTCCACGCGCGGGTCACGAGGGGATGGAGGGGAAAGAGGGCGGCATACCTCTCGATACTCGGCTTCGCGGCCGTCGTATTCCTCTACTGGGGCGTGAGCTTCATACTCCCTGGCCTCCACGCCTACGCGTAG